Below is a genomic region from Nitrospiria bacterium.
ACAGTGCAAGTAGCAGCGCAGGTTACTTCCTGTAATCGGTAAAATATAAACTTCTTGAAAAGTGGCAGATTACAACCGCTAATAATTTATTGTCCGCTCTATAGCAGATTGGTAAGACCTAAGACGCTCTAAACCAACAGAAAACCGAGGACTCGGAATCAGGCATGGTAACCTTAGTCAATCGCCATGGACAGTTCAAACGAAAGTTTTAGACGGCCCGTGCGCGCTGACTAACTGTTCTAGATCGCAGTGAATTACTTCGGGATGGCAACATTTGGTTTCAAGCTGAATCGTGATATGCTTGATTTCTGTATTTTGTGAGATATTCCGCCTCACGGTCGTCAATACCTCCTGAGACAAATTACTATTTTCCACCATGACATGACAGGTCAACATGTTGAGGCCAGGTTTCACGGCCCAGAGATGAAGGTCATGGACATTCTTCACTCCCGGGATTCTCTTGATGGCCGCCTGAACGGTTGTGGTGTCCAGACCGCGTGGCGCTGATTCCATGAGTACCCCGAGTGATTCTTTGAGGAGTGGCCACACGCCTTTGAGAACCGCTGCAACCACCACAAAGCTGATCAGAGGATCAACAAGTTTCCAATGGGTGAGTAGGATAATCAAACCGCTCACGGCTACTCCAAGACAGACCCATGCATCGCCAAACATGTGCCAAAATGCGCCGCGGATGTTTAAGTCGTCTTTCGCTGCTTTTTGCAGAAGCAGCGCGATTCCAATGTTCGCTGCAAAGCTGAGAAGTGCGATCACGATGACCCAACCCCCGGGGATCATGACAGGATTGAGCAGCCGCCACACCGCTATGACCATCAGACCCGCCGCTGCCAGGATCAGAAACATTGCATTAACCAACGCGGTCACAATACCGGCGCGGTGGTAACCGAATGTGGATTGGGATGTCGAAGGGCGTGCAGCCAACAAATGAGCCCAGAGTGTCAAGAACAGCGAACCCTGGTCAATCAGGTTATGCATGGCGTCGCTCATGAGGCCTACGCTATGGATCCAAGCACCTCCGATGAA
It encodes:
- a CDS encoding cation diffusion facilitator family transporter encodes the protein MNPSAKANNELRQRLYIALVLNALIVGGEFIGGAWIHSVGLMSDAMHNLIDQGSLFLTLWAHLLAARPSTSQSTFGYHRAGIVTALVNAMFLILAAAGLMVIAVWRLLNPVMIPGGWVIVIALLSFAANIGIALLLQKAAKDDLNIRGAFWHMFGDAWVCLGVAVSGLIILLTHWKLVDPLISFVVVAAVLKGVWPLLKESLGVLMESAPRGLDTTTVQAAIKRIPGVKNVHDLHLWAVKPGLNMLTCHVMVENSNLSQEVLTTVRRNISQNTEIKHITIQLETKCCHPEVIHCDLEQLVSAHGPSKTFV